One genomic region from Nilaparvata lugens isolate BPH chromosome 3, ASM1435652v1, whole genome shotgun sequence encodes:
- the LOC111050008 gene encoding 39S ribosomal protein L22, mitochondrial isoform X1: MKSMLCLSNIGKALASKNFTNFLPSVYFQALHTSSPATKKDLVFSEPTRWPVYNDQIFPPQSPDEPRRPAFVCHMKTNIKYSPKKLWYVACFVRGMSVDEAIDQLKFVPRKGAEAVRQCIEEAQKLAVEEHNVEFKSNLWVAESRVAKGITIKGIRRHAKMRMGCIKYRYSHYLVRLEEGKPPAKGEYYWHGPNDGPSLLDDWLAMMRRRKIISSL; this comes from the exons ATGAAGAG TATGCTGTGTCTTTCGAACATTGGGAAAGCTTTAGCTTCAAAAAATTTCACCAATTTTCTACCAAGTGTATACTTCCAAGCTCTGCATACCTCTTCTCCTGCAACAAAGAAAGACTTAGTATTCAGTGAACCAACTCGTTGGCCAGTTTACAATGATCAAATATTCCCTCCACAATCTCCTGATGAACCAAGAAGGCCAGCA TTCGTGTGTCACATGAAGACGAATATAAAATACAGTCCGAAGAAACTGTGGTACGTAGCTTGCTTTGTGAGAGGGATGTCGGTCGATGAAGCCATCGATCAGCTGAAGTTCGTTCCTCGCAAGGGGGCCGAAGCAGTTCGCCAGTGCATCGAGGAAGCTCAGAAGCTGGCCGTTGAGGAGCACAATGTCGAATTCAAGAGTAATCTATGGGTTG CGGAATCCCGTGTTGCCAAAGGTATAACGATAAAAGGAATAAGGCGGCATGCCAAGATGAGGATGGGCTGTATCAAATACCGTTACAGTCACTACCTGGTTCGTCTGGAGGAGGGAAAGCCACCTGCAAAGGGAGAATATTATTGGCATGGACCCAACGATGGCCCCTCCCTACTCGATGATTGGTTGGCCATGATGAGGCGAAGGAAGATCATATCATCCTTATAA
- the LOC111050008 gene encoding 39S ribosomal protein L22, mitochondrial isoform X2, with amino-acid sequence MLCLSNIGKALASKNFTNFLPSVYFQALHTSSPATKKDLVFSEPTRWPVYNDQIFPPQSPDEPRRPAFVCHMKTNIKYSPKKLWYVACFVRGMSVDEAIDQLKFVPRKGAEAVRQCIEEAQKLAVEEHNVEFKSNLWVAESRVAKGITIKGIRRHAKMRMGCIKYRYSHYLVRLEEGKPPAKGEYYWHGPNDGPSLLDDWLAMMRRRKIISSL; translated from the exons ATGCTGTGTCTTTCGAACATTGGGAAAGCTTTAGCTTCAAAAAATTTCACCAATTTTCTACCAAGTGTATACTTCCAAGCTCTGCATACCTCTTCTCCTGCAACAAAGAAAGACTTAGTATTCAGTGAACCAACTCGTTGGCCAGTTTACAATGATCAAATATTCCCTCCACAATCTCCTGATGAACCAAGAAGGCCAGCA TTCGTGTGTCACATGAAGACGAATATAAAATACAGTCCGAAGAAACTGTGGTACGTAGCTTGCTTTGTGAGAGGGATGTCGGTCGATGAAGCCATCGATCAGCTGAAGTTCGTTCCTCGCAAGGGGGCCGAAGCAGTTCGCCAGTGCATCGAGGAAGCTCAGAAGCTGGCCGTTGAGGAGCACAATGTCGAATTCAAGAGTAATCTATGGGTTG CGGAATCCCGTGTTGCCAAAGGTATAACGATAAAAGGAATAAGGCGGCATGCCAAGATGAGGATGGGCTGTATCAAATACCGTTACAGTCACTACCTGGTTCGTCTGGAGGAGGGAAAGCCACCTGCAAAGGGAGAATATTATTGGCATGGACCCAACGATGGCCCCTCCCTACTCGATGATTGGTTGGCCATGATGAGGCGAAGGAAGATCATATCATCCTTATAA